The nucleotide sequence cttccaaattgcctagcaccgcccagggggcagtgtatatgggatccacttctcaccctcTAAaagtgtcaactcttatcaaaggattcataaGTTTCTGGTTGATTaggttaaaagggtggagctcttcaagtaagtgacttgtgaattctcttacttcttCAAGTAAGTGACTTATGAATTCTTTTACTGcttcaagtaagtgacttgtaaattctcttcttcaagtaagtgacttgtgaattctcttacttgatggctaacgaAGTGATAAATAGGGGTTAAGTTGAAAaattagacaaagagaataaagaattccctttcacagtctTTTGCTTAAAGTGtaggagaagaaaggaatagacaagtaattataatacagaatataaatttaaaagagaaatacaaaaaaagggaCATAGTTCATAGGAGGGAGAGGTCACCTCTAACTGAAACCATGGAAAACTTCATTAAGGATATGGTGTTTGACTTAAGCTTCAGTAAGCTCAGGATTTCATCAgatgggttgggggggggggggtcagagaAACCATCAGCATAATAGAGATCTGCAAGTTTTCAGGTAGAAGTCATTGTTTCTTGGGGACAACTCTGGAGAATTAAGACTTAATTCACTGGTTGGGATAGGTCAGAGATGACTAAAGTTAAGCCAGGTTTTTTATTTCTGTGCTGCAGAAAGATCTTGCAAGTGAAATGTTCTGGTAGAATAATCAACACAGGAGTATCATGTGTTAAAGTATGAAATACTCTTCCCCTCATCCTAGGTTAGATAATCTGCTCCTCACCCATAGCAAGTATTTTTATTCTTCAACATACTGAGATTTGGGCTGTGGCCATAgtctcttctttctgttctcaCATGGTATGTACCTTGAAGGTCAGGTGTCAGGACTTTTCTGCCTTTTCAGTTCGACGAGCAGCCCAGCTCTGTGGCCTGAAGGAAGTGGGGGAAGATGAAGAATGGACAGTTTATTGGACTGACTGTTCTGTCTCACTGGAGCGTGTTATGGACATGAAGAGGTTTCAGGTATTAACTCCTTGGGAGGAAGAGTCCCTAAGGGAAGAGGACCAAGGTCCCATTAGAGTACCTACCCCCATAGGATAACTAGGaaaccatttttcttcctttgttcagTACCTCAAAGATTAGAGTTTTTCAAAGAAGACCTCTTCCAGAAACTTCTGGAGAATGAATCTTTGTTCACCAGGGATTCTGTACATCATAATGAGGTTTGAAtggggagacacagagagaacagatagagagatggatgaaaCATTAGGCAAATACTAGGAGCCATGAAATATCAGTAAAGCATtttgttaacttttaaaatattgcataaattctagctatttttattacatcCATCTTTACCTCTAAATCCAAGCAtctgtttcatttatttcattgtttatatgtCCCAAATTATCACTCTACCCCTGTTCCCAATGCTTGGCATTATTTTTGGCACACTGAATACCATTTTCTCCTTAGATGATTGGTGGTATTATAAAATCCCTTTAGCTATGGTAttcttttcctgtttccttctgaATTCATAATCTGCTCTGTGTTTTACCATATACTGACAGAACCAGTCCATTTTAGGACCAGTATATTGGAAGATGGCTAGAGGGACTAGAGTAATATATGTTAAAGGGATTATAATGGATCTAGGCCCCTTCACCAGACATTCCCTAGTCTTATCATATGCTCTAGGCAGcatgagttctttttttatttactaatctttattttattccaataacaaatttatacataagttttccaaagttacatgattcatgttgtctctctcccccttcctggagctctgacaagcaattctactgggttatacatgtattatcactcaaaatatatttccatattcatttttgtaagagaataatcttataaaaccaaaaccccaaatcatatacccagataaacaggagataagtcatatgttttcatctgcatttctattccagtagttctttctctgggggtggatagcattcttttacataagtccctcagaattgtcctagatcattatattgttgttagttacaaagtctatcacatttaatcatcccacaatattgcagttataGTGTATAATgtcctcccagttctgcttatttcactccacatcagttcatgtaggtcttgccagttctttctgaaatcatcctgttctttatagtacaatattattccatcgccatcatatgccacaatttgttcaaccgttccttttagtttccaattctttgccaacacaaaaagcacagctataaatatttttgtacaagcatatCCTTTATGGGTTCTTCCTTTAGAAAGTTTCTGAAAGAGACACCTACCTTAAAGGACGTCTTCTCATAATACTCTTGGGGCACTGCTCCCTTTGCTGTACTCTGTATCTGTGTTCtcaccattttcctttactgcttCTGCTAATGTCTAAATCTGGGGAGTTAATGCCCACTTTGTTTAAATGAACCTGGCTGGCTCTGTCTTTTTCAGAAAATCAACCACTTTCCAGGAATGACAGAAATCTGTCGCAAAGATCTGCTGGCCCGGAATCTCAACCGCATGCATAAGCTCTATCCTTCTGAGTATAACATCTTCCCCCGGACCTGGTGCCTCCCTGCAGAGTGAGTGAAATTTGGCCTAATGTTGAGATAGACTGATGGTAGAATGTAGTTGTCTGTGCCCCTTTCAGACTCCTATTGCTATATCAGAATGGTACATGGGATAAAAATTAGGAGGGGAATTCAACTGACCAAAGGAAAACTGATATGAGAATGGGTGTTTGAAGgagggtcacacagtgaataaTGGGAAATGCTCAGAAGATCCTATGGGTGAGCAGTGACCATGATGCCTTAGAAGCTTTCTGACCACTGCCACTGTGCCAAACAGCTATGGGGACTTTCAGAACCATGGACGTCAGCGGAAAACTCGTACTTATATCTGTAAGCCAGACAGTGGCTGCCAGGGACGGGGTATCTTCATCACCCGGAATCCTCGGGAGATCAAACCAGGAGAGCATATGATCTGTCAGCAGTATATATCTAAGGTGAGTATGATTTAGAATCCAGAACATTGGTCTCTCATAAACCCTTGATACTAGTTTTTTCTTGAAAAGAAACTGAATCTGATTGCATCTTCCTAGAATCAGTGGGAGGGGACTGGTTTGGGCACCCTTTTACTCTCCACTTTCCTCAGTTCTAGTTCCTACTGCTTGTTTCCCTCATGGGGGTCACTCTTTCTCAGCCCTTCCTCATCGATGGCTTCAAGTTTGATATGAGAATCTATGTCCTGATCACATCCTGTGACCCACTTCGTGTCTTCATGTATGAAGAAGGCTTAGCCCGCTTTGCTACCATGCCGTACATGGAACCCAGCATCAACAATCTGGTATGAGGACTTAAAAGGGATCCCTGAAATAgaaaagtatgtatgtatatatatacatacactcaGCAGTGCTCTAGTGTTTCTCCATCCCCTTCTCAATAAGTCCTTACAACAATATTGTAACGACAGCTAGAGAAGCTaggaaaaaattaacttttaattcCTGCCTCATTTCAAGAAAGGATGCCAGAGGGAAATATTCataattttgacttgagaatTTTTCCCAAAAGTAGTTTTGGGAAATGTCATAGTTGAAAAAAATAGCTTGAGGTGAGATGGAACCATTAaagctttgggtttttttaaacccttaccttctgtcttagaatcaggataagaattggttccaagacagaagagcagtaaaggctaagcagcgggagttaagtgacttgtcaagggttacacacagccaggaagtgtcttgagactagatttgaacctagcatctaatgtctctaggcctggttctctactgagccacctagctgcccccattaaaGATAAGTTTAGTAGAATTCAGTGTCATCCTCTTGACTGAGACCTCCTTTCTTCCTAGTGGAGAGTACCCAAGGAAAGGGAAACATAGAACTTAAATGAGGGCAGGGTCCTTTGGtgaattttaaaagtcattcgGGAACCCATGATATATGAGTAAAGGAAATATGGCAAAAACCTTGGGAAGGAGTGGAATGTAGGAAAGAGTGCAGGATGGGATTAGGAATATACCTCCTTATGATAACCTGAGAATACAGAATTTGTCCTTTCACAGGACGATGTCTGCATGCACTTGACCAACTATGCCATCAACAAACACAATGAGAATTTTGTCCGGGATGAGACTATAGGCAGTAAGAGGTAATTCTCCTTTTATCTCCCCaacttccatttttctcctgCCCAGCCCAGCCTAGCCCAGCCCAGCCCTGCACAAGCACTGTGAAAGTCTCAGTTGTCCAGGCAATTGAGGGTCCTCTTTGGAGTCTGGTTTCTCTTTAACATTCAGGAACAGTTCTCCTATCTCAGGCTCTCTGGACTCTTGCCCATGAATCTTTGTCTCCAACTCAGAAATCATACTCAGATTCCAATCTTCCCTCTAAAGAGTAATTTTCTTTGAAACCAGAAGGGTATGGGGTTGGAGAGTCTCCTGCCTATGGCAAGACCCAAGAGCCATGGGTATTAGTCTTCTGAGTACTGGGTCTCACAGGAAGCTGTCAACACTCAATACCTGGCTGAGGGACCACAGCTACGAGCCAAGAGAACTGTGGGGGGATATCGAGGACATCATCATCAAGACTGTAATCTCCGCTCATTCCGTCCTTCGACACAACTATCGAACCTGCTTTCCACAGTATTTGGGTAGTGGTACTTGTGCCTGCTTTGAGATCCTTGGCTTTGATATATTACTGGACCACAAGCTGAAGCCCTGGCTGCTAGAGGTGAGGATAGTCCCCAGGATGTTGGAAAACCAAGATCAAGGGAACAGTCAAATTGAGACCTCTGTCCCTGGGTGAACCAAAGCAGTGAACCCCCCCTGGTCCAAGATATAGTCATGATTTCTTTGCCTTGTCCTAATTTGTGAAATTTGCAGTGACCTTTATTACAACCTGTTTGTAGATTAGACAACATAGGTTTAGTCTATTCATCTTTAGCCACTGAGAGAGATATCTCTGTTAATGATATTTCAGTTATCCCTAATTTATCAGCTGCAAATGATCACTAGCACTTTGGGGGGACTTAGGCAGGGGATAAATCATGATTCTTCCTGATAGGTAAATCACTCTCCaagcttcaccacagactcaTGCCTTGATCGGGAAGTGAAAGATGCACTTCTTGGTGATGCCATGAACCTTATCAACTTACGAGGCTGTGACAAAAAGAAGGTGCTAGAAGAAGATAAGCGGAGAGTTAAGGAacgacttttccaaagtcatcaaCAGCCACGAGAATCCCGAGAATCCCGGTATTCTGATGTTTTTTTGTGTACAGTTATTTATGTCTGTTAAACCATGAATTTAGCTTACcccattgttttctttctaagaGTAGAAATTCCTAGCAGGCAGGCACTGggtcttgtttatttctttttttacagtTTGGCACAATTAATAATTTCTGATGATAAAGCTTAGTAACACAGAAAACGAAGCCATGAATGATGCTGCTGCTATCCTGAAACATAAAAAGTAGCAGAACATGTGTTTTCTGGTGTACCCTTTGTATTGGGGAGGAAAAACTGTCAAAAGCTAAGTAGATTGGCACTGTTACAATAAATAACTTCAGCTGTACCAACTGTGGATGAATTTATAATCTCAACTAGGATTGGATCACAGAGGGGTTTTCTGTTAAGAAGCACATTGGTCTGGTTGACTTGAAGTTATCTTTGAGGTGGTTCTGACTAAAGTTTCAAAATGACAAGTTGGAAGTTGGGGAGAAATGCCTTTCAGGCTTACACTCTGaatcaaactctctctctctcaaccccaCCCCTTCTCTCCCCTTAACTAGGCATGATTCCTACAAGCGAGAACAATTGGAGTCAACAAATGCGGCATTGCTGGATCAAGAGAGGTATGAGAACTCCCACCTAGGTGGCTATCGACGTATCTACCCTGGGCCAGACACTGAAAAGTATGCACCATTCTTCAAGCACAACGGCTCCCTTTTCCAGGAGACTGCTGCCTCCAAAGCCAGGGAAGAATGTGCCAGGTACATTGCCCAATTTAACTTTCATCTTaaacttccaaatagaaccccaggtgattttaactaacacaaactttttattttcttcttccattttctgaTGCTTATTGACACCTAGTTCCTTTCCAATGGCCCAGCATTCCTGGTCACCATTTCCAGGATCGGTTGTACTTTCACTTATACTCTTCCCAACATTCTTTCACAGTTCTTGGCTCATATTGGGGAGTCAGAATATTCCTTATTGTCCTCATTACTACTTATaatctccctctttcccaagCTTTCAAGCTCTCTTTTGAGGTTCATTCAATACATAATTTATCATCAAATGAAGATTTTGGTATTTGTTATCTACCCAGCCCCCTTAGacattctccctctttccttaatGAGTTCAGTATCCTGCTCTATGATCTCTCTGTCCTCCTCAACTACTGCCCCTCTTATTAGGGGAATTATCCATATTGATATATCTGCAAACACCCTAATTTCCTTAATTTACTAATTTCCCATTACCTGCTCCCCCACTTTAGCTATAATATAGAGATGGGTCATTTTTTTGATCTTGTCATCACTAATAAATGTTCACTTTCATGTTCAGGAACTTTGAAACTCTTTTATTTGAACATAGTTGTTTATCATTCCACCTTTCCATCAGCCTTACAATACCTAACCCTGTGAACcaaatcaatgatacatatattgCCCTCTATAGAAATCCTGGTCCCCCTTATCCTTTCATCAGTCAGGCCTTGCCAAAGCCCCAATCTTggattattttcattatctactGCCTTTGCCTCCTAttcatgtgctactgaaaagaccTGTAGAAAATCAAGAAATTTATGACTACAAATTTGTGTTGCTCCCACTctgcagcaaggcaatccttttatactCCCCTAAACAactaaagtggatagagcactgggcctggaagagttcaaattaagtctcagacacttactagctgtgttactctgggcaagtcactcaactccatttgtctcagtttcctcatctgtaaaatgagctagggaaggaaatgataaacaactccagtatctttgtcaagaaaaccccaaatggggtcatcaagaaTCAGACATTGAtttaaacaactgaataatatatattcttttgctTGGTAATCTCATTAGGTCCCATGAATTTAATTTTCCATATGCAAATGATTCTCTAACATTTTACCTGGCCCTAAATTTTCCTAACCTTCAGTATTGTTTCTTCAACTGCCTTTTGGATTTCTCAAACCATATGTcttataggcatctcaaactaaacatgtccaaaacagaatctttcccttaaaattctctcctcttctattatttccttcttcctcaggCTTATAATTTTTGTGGTATCTTCAattcattattctcatttattcttgatatatatataaagtaataagACTTGACAATATATATAGTCAAGTTTTATTGTTTCATCTATCACATCCTCTTTTCTCTGACATAGCCACAACTCTGATGTAGGCCCTTATCACCTTAATTTGGACTTTTGCAATAGCTttttggttggtctccttgactcaAGTTTTTTCATACTCtacttagctgccaaagtgatcttctttaatttttttttcagttacacattGAAAcaattttgatgattattttctgacattttgtgattgagattcagattctctttttccttcccttcccctccccaaggtAGTAAGTAGTGTGATATAGGTTAAACCAGTGTTTTATGTAAGTGAGGTTCCCATtggcttttttccctcctttttatcaATTCCCAGCATAGAGTCTCTATAGTCCATTCCTCCCACCCTCTATATT is from Gracilinanus agilis isolate LMUSP501 chromosome 2, AgileGrace, whole genome shotgun sequence and encodes:
- the LOC123238102 gene encoding tubulin polyglutamylase TTLL13P-like, with translation METAISKTSESEEDYGEEEESEEESVKKATDPSNASQQSSTEAGGNGVPASTVKKSPKKVAAPSEPEDSDIGRKRRRRKRKLLTINLTNCKYESVRRAAQLCGLKEVGEDEEWTVYWTDCSVSLERVMDMKRFQKINHFPGMTEICRKDLLARNLNRMHKLYPSEYNIFPRTWCLPADYGDFQNHGRQRKTRTYICKPDSGCQGRGIFITRNPREIKPGEHMICQQYISKPFLIDGFKFDMRIYVLITSCDPLRVFMYEEGLARFATMPYMEPSINNLDDVCMHLTNYAINKHNENFVRDETIGSKRKLSTLNTWLRDHSYEPRELWGDIEDIIIKTVISAHSVLRHNYRTCFPQYLGSGTCACFEILGFDILLDHKLKPWLLEVNHSPSFTTDSCLDREVKDALLGDAMNLINLRGCDKKKVLEEDKRRVKERLFQSHQQPRESRESRYSDREQLESTNAALLDQERYENSHLGGYRRIYPGPDTEKYAPFFKHNGSLFQETAASKAREECARQQLEEIRLKQEQLEATGNNNVKKRKENKDVNQGESAGEKTRPRVGPKSLPSRLSYMRSRNQEKQLPTVQVDTMQPQDIVEEEELERMKSLLQRENLIRSLGIVDQLTRLLHPTQRSQNKFPSNRPKNLNWLGTSSTLGTSSTGSGSNSLTMKKSGRRYFSSARCKHESQGQTNRRLEAMNRALAGSVPPSLTPRQGYLLHPEREASDSWAGCSLPSMTESRHRATTRELTLCPASAPLLQHSTALGLLNISSHHR